From Arachis stenosperma cultivar V10309 chromosome 2, arast.V10309.gnm1.PFL2, whole genome shotgun sequence, one genomic window encodes:
- the LOC130960734 gene encoding multiple C2 domain and transmembrane region protein 5-like: MSNLKLGVEVTGAHDLMPKDGQGSCSSFVELHFDGQKFRTTTKDKDLSPVWNEKFYFNITDPSRLPNLTLAACVYHYNKTTGSKVFLGKVQLTATSFVPYADAAVLHYPLEKKAVFSRVKGELGLKVFVTDDPSIKSSSPLPDLEPVTNADQHTVQDQTPSFTSSILNVFSRKKNDSRHTFHTVAKSNEEKQHQSSSSAAAKPSSNYMTHEMKSGMPPPSKFVYAGSSSPFDYALKETSPYLGGGQVVGGRVIRGNMRPSTYDLVEPMRYLFVRVVRARDLPSKDVTGGLDPYVEVKIGNFKGRTKHYEKTQDPEWNQVFAFSRENLQSNVLEVVVKDKDMLLDKNVGTVRFDLHDIPTRVPPDSPLAPEWYRFEKGDKKKGELMLAVWFGTQADEAFPDAWHSDALSVDGSSPFAYAQIRSKVYQSPRLWYVRVKVIEAQDLLVENSRIPDTYVKVQLGNQILKTRPVQSSTKTPRWDQELMFVAAEPFEEPLLLSIEDRVGPNKDETIGNVVIHLTKVERRADDRPIRTRWYDLEKSMSSAMDSEEGKKKEKDKFHSRIHMCVCLDGGYHVFDESTYYSSDLRPSLKQLWKKPMGVLELGIISVDGLHPIKTREGRGTSDTYCVAKYGHKWIRTRTICDSLSPKYNEQYTWEVFDPATVLTVGVFDNGQLNSSDSNRDLKIGKVRIRISTLESGRVYTHSYPLLMLHPSGVKKMGEVHLAIRFSCYSTLDMMHAYFKPHLPKMHYKRPLNIMEQEKLRHQAVSVVAARLSRAEPPLRKEVVEYMSDTDSHLWSMRRSKANFYRLMTVFSGMLSAAKWLGEVSTWRNPVTTVLVHILFLMLVCFPELILPTVFLYMFVIGMWNWRFRPRYPPHMNTRLSYADAVTPDELDEEFDPFPSTKSPDVVRFRYDRLRSVAGRIQTVVGDIATQGERFQALVSWRDPRATTMFMVFCFVAAIVLYVTPFQVPILLTGFYLMRHPKLRNKTPAAPVNFFRRLPALTDSML; encoded by the coding sequence ATGAGCAATCTCAAGCTTGGGGTGGAGGTTACAGGTGCTCATGACCTTATGCCAAAAGATGGGCAAGGTTCATGTAGTTCCTTTGTGGAACTTCACTTTGATGGTCAGAAATTTCGAACAACAACTAAGGATAAAGATCTGAGTCCAGTTTGGAATGAGAAATTTTACTTCAACATTACTGATCCGAGCAGATTGCCAAACCTGACTCTTGCCGCCTGTGTCTATCACTATAACAAAACCACCGGTTCCAAAGTGTTCCTTGGCAAGGTCCAGCTCACTGCAACATCATTTGTCCCTTATGCAGATGCTGCTGTTCTTCACTACCCTTTGGAAAAGAAAGCTGTTTTTTCCCGCGTAAAAGGAGAGCTTGGCTTGAAAGTATTTGTTACTGATGACCCTTCAATTAAGTCCTCAAGTCCTCTTCCTGATTTAGAACCAGTTACTAATGCAGATCAACACACTGTTCAAGATCAAACACCATCATTCACAAGTTCAATACTGAATGTGTTTTCTCGAAAGAAAAATGATTCAAGGCACACATTTCATACAGTTGCCAAATCAAATGAAGAAAAACAGCATCAATCTTCTTCTTCAGCAGCTGCCAAGCCGAGTTCAAACTATATGACACATGAGATGAAATCTGGAATGCCGCCTCCTTCGAAATTCGTGTATGCAGGTTCATCTTCTCCTTTTGATTATGCATTGAAAGAGACAAGTCCTTATCTTGGAGGGGGCCAAGTTGTTGGTGGGAGAGTTATACGGGGGAACATGCGCCCCAGCACCTATGACCTTGTTGAACCAATGAGGTACCTCTTTGTAAGAGTTGTGAGAGCTCGCGACCTTCCGTCAAAGGATGTGACCGGAGGCCTTGATCCGTATGTGGAGGTAAAGATTGGAAATTTCAAAGGAAGAACCAAGCACTATGAGAAAACTCAAGACCCTGAGTGGAATCAGGTATTTGCCTTTTCAAGGGAGAATCTGCAGTCAAATGTTCTTGAAGTTGTGGTCAAAGACAAGGATATGCTGCTGGATAAAAATGTTGGAACTGTGAGGTTTGATCTCCATGATATTCCTACACGTGTTCCCCCAGACAGTCCATTGGCTCCCGAGTGGTACCGATTCGAGAAGGGGGACAAGAAGAAAGGGGAGTTGATGCTTGCTGTATGGTTTGGCACACAAGCCGATGAGGCTTTTCCCGATGCTTGGCATTCTGATGCACTCTCTGTTGATGGAAGCTCCCCATTTGCTTATGCTCAGATTCGATCCAAAGTTTACCAGTCACCAAGGTTATGGTATGTGCGGGTTAAAGTGATTGAGGCACAGGACTTGCTGGTGGAGAATTCTAGAATTCCAGATACCTATGTTAAGGTGCAGCTTGGTAACCAGATCTTGAAGACTAGGCCAGTTCAGTCAAGCACCAAGACCCCTCGTTGGGATCAGGAGCTCATGTTTGTTGCTGCTGAACCTTTTGAGGAACCTTTGCTCCTTTCGATTGAGGACCGTGTTGGTCCCAACAAGGATGAAACTATTGGGAATGTTGTTATCCATTTGACCAAGGTTGAGAGGCGTGCTGACGATAGACCTATCCGCACTAGGTGGTATGACCTTGAAAAATCCATGTCTTCTGCAATGGATAGTGAAGAAgggaaaaagaaggagaaggatAAGTTCCATAGCCGGATCCACATGTGTGTGTGTCTTGATGGTGGTTACCATGTTTTCGATGAGTCAACTTATTATAGTAGTGATCTTAGACCCTCATTGAAGcaactgtggaagaagccaatGGGAGTCTTAGAACTTGGCATCATAAGTGTTGATGGACTTCATCCAATTAAAACCAGAGAGGGAAGGGGGACATCGGATACATACTGTGTGGCAAAATACGGCCACAAATGGATTCGCACCCGAACCATTTGCGATAGTCTAAGCCCCAAGTACAATGAGCAGTACACTTGGGAAGTTTTTGATCCAGCTACTGTTCTCACTGTTGGGGTCTTTGATAACGGCCAGCTCAACAGTTCAGACAGTAATAGAGATTTGAAAATCGGTAAAGTCAGGATCCGTATCTCAACCTTGGAATCTGGACGCGTTTACACTCACTCTTACCCGCTACTAATGCTGCATCCTTCGGGTGTGAAGAAGATGGGTGAAGTCCACTTGGCAATAAGATTCTCATGTTACTCAACACTTGACATGATGCATGCATACTTCAAGCCGCACTTGCCAAAAATGCACTACAAAAGGCCACTCAACATAATGGAACAGGAGAAGCTCCGGCACCAGGCCGTCAGTGTGGTCGCTGCTCGTCTTAGCCGGGCAGAACCTCCACTTAGAAAGGAGGTAGTTGAGTACATGTCCGATACGGACTCTCATCTGTGGAGCATGAGGCGTAGCAAGGCGAACTTCTACCGTCTAATGACGGTGTTTTCGGGGATGCTGTCGGCAGCAAAATGGTTGGGGGAAGTTTCCACATGGAGGAATCCTGTGACAACAGTGCTGGTGCACATCTTGTTTCTGATGCTTGTGTGTTTCCCGGAACTCATCCTCCCAACTGTCTTCCTCTACATGTTTGTAATTGGGATGTGGAATTGGCGGTTCCGGCCTAGATACCCTCCTCACATGAACACTAGACTCTCCTATGCAGATGCAGTCACCCCGGATGAGCTTGACGAAGAGTTTGACCCCTTTCCCAGCACAAAGAGCCCCGATGTGGTCCGGTTCAGGTACGACCGATTAAGAAGTGTTGCTGGTAGGATTCAGACCGTGGTTGGTGACATTGCTACTCAAGGTGAAAGGTTCCAAGCACTGGTAAGCTGGCGAGATCCTCGAGCCACAACAATGTTCATGGTGTTCTGCTTTGTGGCTGCCATTGTCTTGTATGTGACACCATTCCAAGTTCCAATCCTCCTAACTGGATTCTACCTTATGAGGCATCCAAAGCTTAGGAATAAGACACCAGCTGCACCGGTTAACTTCTTCAGAAGGTTACCAGCTCTTACAGATAGCATGCTGTAG
- the LOC130961136 gene encoding uncharacterized protein LOC130961136: MEQLTAEPYEAGNSQSKFTRSTILKTITIFNGKPEPPLHCSNESSSICNSNYPDKFEPNDRTSRSCPEYFRWIHEDLKPWQKTGITRDMVDRGQNVSHFRLVIVNGKAYIEKYKKSFQTRDVFTIWGILQLLRLYPGEVPDLELMFQCGDKTVVEKGLYLAGGPLANVSPPPIFHYCGNNDSFDIVFPDWTFWGWAELHINPWESTLQSIEEGNKRVKWKDRVPYAFWKGNPTVSLLRKNLCKCNVTDKKDWNARIYSVQWLDEREKNFQDTKLGDQCTYRYKIYAEGATWSVSEKYIIACDSMTMFIEPQYFDFFTRNMVPLQHYWPISTTNMCEDIKFAVDWGNSHQDKAQQIGKGGTDYIINNLKMKYVYDYMLHLLKEYAKLQRFKPRIPEGAKEMCSERMACSLRNGPRKRYMYESLVKSPSSTLPCSMPPPYEPQALQHLLHQKDNLIDKVRLRSLNDAAKKQ, encoded by the exons ATGGAACAATTGACTGCTGAGCCGTATGAGGCAGGAAACTCTCAA aGCAAATTTACAAGGTCTACTATCCTGAAGACAATTACAATATTCAATGGGAAACCCGAACCGCCATTGCATTGCAGCAATGAAAGCTCAAGCATATGCAATTCTAACTACCCAGATAAATTTGAACCGAATGATAGAACATCAAGATCATGCCCAGAATACTTCAGATGGATCCATGAAGATCTGAAGCCATGGCAGAAAACAGGGATCACAAGAGACATGGTTGACAGGGGACAAAACGTGTCACACTTTAGGCTTGTGATTGTGAATGGAAAAGCTTACATTGAAAAATACAAGAAATCGTTTCAAACCAGGGATGTTTTTACAATATGGGGAATCTTACAACTTCTAAGGTTGTATCCTGGGGAAGTACCTGATTTGGAGCTCATGTTTCAATGTGGAGATAAGACTGTGGTGGAAAAGGGTCTATATCTTGCAGGTGGACCACTTGCTAATGTTTCACCTCCTCCTATTTTTCACTATTGTGGAAATAATGATTCATTTGACATTGTCTTCCCTGATTGGACCTTCTGGGGTTG GGCTGAACTCCACATAAATCCATGGGAATCAACACTGCAAAGTatagaagaaggaaacaaaAGGGTGAAATGGAAGGATAGGGTACCCTATGCTTTTTGGAAGGGTAACCCTACTGTCTCTCTTCTTAGGAAAAACCTTTGTAAGTGCAATGTCACAGATAAAAAAGATTGGAATGCCAGAATATATAGTGTG CAATGGCTtgatgagagagagaagaatTTCCAGGACACAAAACTGGGAGATCAATGTACTTACAG gtACAAGATATATGCAGAAGGTGCTACTTGGTCAGTGAGTGAAAAATACATAATAGCATGTGACTCAATGACAATGTTCATAGAACctcaatactttgacttcttcACAAGAAACATGGTACCTCTGCAGCATTATTGGCCTATCAGCACCACCAACATGTGTGAGGACATCAAGTTCGCCGTCGACTGGGGCAATTCTCACCAAGACAAGGCACAGCAGATTGGAAAAGGAGGAACAGATTACATCATTAACAATCTCAAAATGAAGTATGTGTATGATTACATGTTGCATCTACTAAAAGAATATGCTAAGCTCCAAAGGTTCAAACCCAGAATACCGGAAGGAGCGAAAGAGATGTGTTCTGAGAGAATGGCATGTTCTTTACGCAATGGACCAAGAAAGAGATACATGTATGAATCTCTTGTTAAGTCACCAAGTTCCACACTTCCATGTTCCATGCCTCCTCCTTATGAACCTCAAGCTCTTCAACATTTACTTCATCAAAAGGATAATTTAATTGACAAAGTCAGGTTAAGGTCTCTTAATGATGCTGCTAAAAAGCAATGA